Proteins found in one Desulfovibrio gilichinskyi genomic segment:
- a CDS encoding MogA/MoaB family molybdenum cofactor biosynthesis protein yields the protein MVKCDFSSAGNLRVGSRIYLGRSDHFPQGCPYIKVSKEAGKLRAGMRLVCEGRDLLRVVSGSWIDGVPGAKAWVAEILDVLPETGSIDLKIEKTGYSVAYVTLSDKGAAGLREDKGGPMIAEIISDALPVSAVHGFLIPDEYGDLKSLLMHLAYTSRFDLIITTGGTGVGPRDVSPEATLAVIEKRLPGFERAITATSLIKTPHAMISRGVAGTLGDSIIINVPGSPKAVKESLEAVIPAIKHAIDKLQGDTADCAASA from the coding sequence ATGGTTAAATGTGATTTTTCTTCTGCAGGTAATCTCCGTGTAGGCAGCCGTATTTACCTTGGTCGCAGCGATCATTTTCCGCAGGGATGTCCGTATATTAAAGTTTCGAAGGAAGCCGGTAAACTGCGCGCAGGAATGAGACTTGTCTGTGAAGGGCGTGATTTGCTCAGGGTTGTTTCCGGTTCATGGATAGACGGAGTGCCTGGAGCCAAAGCATGGGTTGCCGAAATTCTTGATGTTCTTCCTGAGACTGGATCTATCGATTTAAAAATTGAGAAAACAGGGTATTCTGTTGCATATGTGACTCTTAGTGATAAAGGTGCAGCTGGACTGAGGGAAGATAAGGGCGGTCCAATGATCGCAGAAATTATCAGCGATGCCTTGCCTGTTTCGGCTGTGCACGGTTTTCTTATTCCTGATGAGTATGGTGATTTGAAATCACTGCTGATGCACCTTGCGTATACGAGCAGGTTTGACCTTATTATAACTACCGGCGGGACTGGTGTCGGACCGCGTGATGTTTCCCCTGAAGCGACTCTTGCCGTTATTGAAAAGAGATTGCCGGGTTTTGAAAGAGCTATAACTGCAACAAGTCTTATTAAAACTCCGCACGCTATGATCTCCAGAGGCGTTGCGGGAACGCTGGGTGACAGCATCATAATAAATGTACCAGGAAGCCCTAAAGCTGTAAAAGAGAGTTTAGAAGCGGTTATACCAGCTATTAAACATGCTATTGATAAATTGCAGGGTGATACTGCGGATTGTGCAGCAAGTGCATAG
- a CDS encoding DUF1614 domain-containing protein: protein MRGPLFSLPTVMFLGTLFFILIFFLFIFVQVGLITTAFSKLGLTSGQGFTLLLATLFGSGMNIPIFKSDRLVPDVLVRKFRILNPNVPVETPLQGKSLVHQTVAVNVGGCVIPVLLSITLLNHYGLNLSIFICIFIVSAATYALARPVPGVGIGIPVLIPPIITALAALIFVSGDIAPVAAYVAGSLGTLIGADLLHLATPATRKMLDAPVVSIGGAGTFDGIFITGILAVLLA, encoded by the coding sequence ATGCGCGGCCCCTTATTTTCTCTACCTACGGTAATGTTTTTAGGCACTTTGTTTTTTATTCTTATATTCTTTTTGTTTATATTTGTACAGGTTGGCCTTATAACCACGGCCTTTTCAAAATTAGGACTTACTTCCGGACAGGGGTTTACTCTCCTTCTGGCAACATTGTTCGGCAGTGGAATGAATATTCCAATTTTTAAGTCAGATCGATTGGTTCCTGATGTGCTTGTCAGAAAGTTTAGAATCTTGAATCCCAATGTTCCCGTCGAAACTCCTTTGCAGGGAAAGTCTCTGGTTCACCAAACAGTGGCTGTTAATGTCGGCGGATGTGTTATTCCGGTGCTGCTATCAATCACTTTGCTTAATCATTACGGATTGAATTTATCTATTTTTATCTGTATTTTTATTGTGAGTGCAGCTACTTATGCTTTGGCAAGGCCCGTTCCGGGGGTTGGAATAGGTATCCCTGTTCTCATTCCGCCTATAATCACTGCTTTGGCAGCTCTTATTTTTGTCTCTGGCGATATTGCTCCGGTTGCAGCTTATGTTGCCGGTAGTTTGGGTACTTTGATAGGGGCCGATCTTCTTCATCTGGCAACTCCTGCTACCAGAAAAATGCTTGATGCTCCGGTGGTTTCAATCGGAGGGGCAGGAACTTTTGACGGAATATTTATTACCGGCATTCTAGCTGTTTTACTGGCTTAA
- the rfbA gene encoding glucose-1-phosphate thymidylyltransferase RfbA encodes MKGIILAGGSGTRLYPLTRVVSKQLLPVYDKPMIYYPLSIHMMSGIKDILIISTPEDLHRFEDLLGDGSRLGINISYKVQPKPEGLAQAFIIGEEFIGKDSVSLILGDNIFYGHDLPHLLQNAAKLEKGGTVFAYAVKDPTRYGVVEFDKNQSVISIEEKPEKPKSKFAVTGLYFYDNSVIEIAKNISPSHRGELEITDVNKEYLKQGLLNVELLGRGYAWLDMGTHASLLRAAAYVEAIQERQGFLLACLEEIAFRMGYIGVEELKDLASDMLKNDYGKYLMAVYNEAKENIIA; translated from the coding sequence ATGAAAGGAATTATTCTGGCGGGCGGTTCCGGTACACGGCTTTATCCTTTGACTCGTGTAGTCAGCAAACAGCTCCTTCCTGTTTATGATAAGCCGATGATTTACTACCCTTTATCTATACATATGATGTCGGGCATAAAAGATATTCTCATCATTTCAACTCCTGAAGACCTGCACCGATTTGAAGATCTGCTTGGCGACGGTTCCAGACTCGGTATTAATATATCGTACAAAGTCCAACCAAAACCGGAAGGTCTCGCCCAGGCATTCATAATAGGCGAAGAGTTTATTGGAAAAGACAGCGTAAGCTTGATACTCGGTGATAATATTTTTTACGGTCATGATCTTCCGCATTTATTGCAAAATGCTGCTAAATTAGAAAAAGGCGGAACCGTTTTCGCATACGCGGTAAAAGACCCTACACGTTACGGGGTTGTAGAATTTGATAAAAATCAATCTGTAATAAGCATTGAAGAAAAACCTGAAAAACCTAAGTCAAAATTTGCGGTTACCGGGCTTTATTTCTACGATAATTCTGTTATAGAAATTGCTAAGAATATTTCCCCTTCGCACCGCGGAGAACTTGAGATTACAGATGTTAATAAAGAATATCTAAAACAAGGTTTACTTAATGTAGAATTACTCGGCCGCGGCTACGCATGGCTGGACATGGGAACACACGCGTCACTCCTAAGAGCCGCTGCATACGTTGAAGCAATTCAGGAACGACAAGGTTTTCTCTTGGCCTGCCTTGAGGAAATAGCTTTTAGAATGGGGTATATCGGGGTCGAAGAATTAAAAGATCTCGCCTCGGATATGCTGAAAAACGATTACGGCAAATATCTTATGGCTGTATACAACGAAGCTAAGGAGAATATCATTGCGTAA
- a CDS encoding PilZ domain-containing protein, with product MASEEKNLGILAQLKDKLHRMLGRKETESFDISFNAKSSSPSAREAYRIHVDNMQVVCRTPRVKCRIKDISVAGIGFISSEEFPLGIIIDTVLIWSGKPILKNLKLKIVRRKGDLVGCKFHELDKNQDKIISQIVVAAQKRIIKKTKSGKKDDDISKDEVTIIAENQAKRSAKKQPTKKIEL from the coding sequence ATGGCAAGCGAAGAAAAGAACCTTGGCATTTTAGCCCAGCTAAAAGATAAGCTGCACAGAATGCTTGGAAGAAAAGAAACCGAATCATTCGATATTTCTTTTAACGCCAAATCAAGTTCGCCGAGTGCACGCGAAGCGTATCGAATTCATGTGGATAACATGCAGGTAGTGTGTCGCACGCCAAGAGTCAAATGCCGTATTAAAGATATCAGTGTTGCCGGTATCGGTTTTATAAGTTCAGAAGAATTCCCCCTTGGAATAATAATCGATACGGTCCTGATATGGTCAGGCAAACCTATTCTTAAAAATTTAAAATTGAAAATTGTAAGACGCAAAGGGGATCTTGTAGGTTGCAAATTTCATGAATTAGACAAGAATCAGGATAAAATTATCAGTCAGATTGTTGTCGCTGCTCAAAAAAGAATTATCAAAAAAACAAAATCCGGCAAAAAGGATGACGACATTTCAAAAGATGAAGTCACAATAATTGCAGAGAATCAAGCTAAACGCAGCGCAAAAAAGCAACCTACAAAAAAAATTGAACTATGA
- a CDS encoding D-2-hydroxyacid dehydrogenase, translating into MRMVILDGYTINPGDNPWTELEKLGDLVCYDRTLPSKIIERCMDAEIVFTNKTVFTAEIINSLPNLKFISVLATGYNTIDLSAAAKKGIIVSNVPGYSPPSVAQHVFALLLNFSNQVSLHDKAVKDGEWSAQEDFCFWKTPLFELKGKKLGVVGFGGIGNKVAALGNAFGMEVIAYAPRPKPKPEYLPFKFSSLEELMSESDVISLHCPLTPENEKFINRSLLRTMKKNAILINTARGQLINEEDLADALKSGTIGGAALDVLSKEPISPDNPLLTAPNILITPHIAWATLEARTRLTKITVQNAEAFISGHPINVVNIF; encoded by the coding sequence ATGCGCATGGTTATTCTTGACGGCTATACTATTAACCCGGGTGACAACCCTTGGACGGAGTTAGAAAAACTGGGAGATTTGGTCTGTTATGATCGCACCTTGCCATCAAAAATAATTGAACGGTGCATGGATGCAGAAATAGTTTTCACCAACAAGACTGTCTTTACCGCTGAAATAATAAATTCACTGCCGAACTTAAAATTCATATCCGTATTGGCAACAGGATATAATACTATAGATCTATCCGCAGCAGCGAAAAAAGGAATTATTGTTTCAAATGTTCCGGGATATTCGCCGCCATCTGTTGCACAGCATGTTTTTGCACTCTTACTTAATTTTTCAAATCAGGTAAGCCTGCACGACAAAGCAGTTAAGGATGGAGAATGGTCTGCTCAGGAAGATTTCTGTTTCTGGAAAACTCCGCTGTTTGAGCTTAAGGGTAAAAAACTGGGAGTAGTCGGTTTCGGAGGTATAGGAAACAAAGTAGCCGCGCTGGGGAATGCGTTCGGAATGGAAGTAATCGCTTATGCTCCGCGCCCCAAACCGAAACCGGAATATCTGCCTTTCAAATTTTCCAGTCTTGAAGAACTCATGAGTGAATCAGATGTAATATCACTCCACTGCCCGCTAACGCCTGAAAATGAAAAATTTATCAACAGATCACTCCTCCGGACAATGAAGAAAAATGCTATTCTTATTAACACAGCTCGCGGACAGCTTATAAATGAGGAAGACCTTGCCGACGCATTGAAAAGCGGAACCATAGGCGGAGCGGCTCTTGATGTTTTAAGCAAGGAGCCGATATCACCGGACAACCCTCTGCTCACGGCACCGAACATTCTCATAACACCGCACATTGCGTGGGCGACACTGGAAGCACGAACCAGGCTGACAAAAATTACAGTCCAAAATGCAGAGGCTTTTATCAGCGGTCATCCAATCAACGTAGTAAACATTTTTTAA
- a CDS encoding response regulator, producing MRFTDLNDLIGFDENHVSDKVLKILLAEDCENNVLLVQLYLKKLPYSIDVAENGAKAFEKYKANSYDLILMDIEMPFTDGYQATTDIRKYEHDNNLKSTPIVAVTAHALSENKEKAYSVGCDYFMTKPVRKADLISVIKKFTE from the coding sequence ATGCGTTTTACAGATCTAAATGACTTAATCGGTTTTGATGAAAATCACGTTTCAGACAAAGTTTTAAAAATTTTGTTGGCAGAAGATTGTGAGAATAATGTGCTGCTTGTTCAGCTGTACCTTAAAAAGCTTCCTTATTCTATAGATGTCGCGGAAAATGGCGCAAAGGCATTTGAGAAGTATAAAGCGAACAGCTATGACCTGATTCTTATGGATATTGAAATGCCTTTTACAGACGGGTATCAGGCAACGACTGATATTAGGAAATATGAACACGATAACAATCTCAAGAGCACTCCGATTGTTGCCGTTACCGCCCATGCTTTAAGTGAAAATAAAGAAAAAGCTTATAGCGTCGGGTGTGATTATTTCATGACCAAACCAGTCAGAAAAGCTGATTTAATCAGTGTTATTAAAAAATTTACTGAATGA
- a CDS encoding recombination-associated protein RdgC yields MPILSASVGLTRYRILEDIEDDLIRSIPNLLVKYAFKDIDNTAEERSFGWVNMDDMLDDKWSVSPPEKGQYHTFSLRLDTRRIQPAVLKKHLQIALNYELEEAKKEGKNFISRDRKREIKDQVTLKLRARSLPIPAVFDVVWNIPENRLYFACTNSKVLDMFEEYFSDTFELTLEPLTPFFLAMEILGDDAAQKLESLDPTYFVG; encoded by the coding sequence TTGCCTATACTTTCCGCCAGTGTCGGACTTACCCGCTATAGAATACTGGAAGATATTGAGGATGATCTGATCAGATCCATCCCTAATCTATTAGTAAAATATGCTTTTAAGGATATTGACAACACCGCTGAAGAGAGATCTTTCGGATGGGTGAATATGGATGATATGCTCGATGACAAATGGAGTGTTTCACCGCCGGAAAAAGGACAATATCACACTTTTTCACTGCGCCTTGACACACGCAGAATCCAGCCGGCTGTCCTTAAAAAGCATTTGCAGATAGCCCTCAATTATGAGCTTGAAGAAGCTAAGAAAGAAGGCAAAAACTTCATCTCGCGCGATAGAAAGCGTGAAATTAAAGATCAGGTAACACTGAAATTACGAGCAAGAAGCCTTCCGATTCCGGCAGTTTTTGACGTCGTATGGAATATTCCTGAGAACAGACTGTACTTTGCTTGCACTAACTCAAAAGTTCTTGATATGTTTGAAGAATACTTTTCAGACACATTTGAACTGACTTTAGAACCATTGACTCCTTTCTTCCTTGCGATGGAAATACTTGGAGACGATGCCGCGCAAAAACTTGAATCTCTGGACCCGACATATTTCGTAGGTTAG
- a CDS encoding arylesterase — translation MARITLAAFGDSLTEGYGLPAYSSFPAQLERKLLEEGCNLEISNYGISGETSADGLSRLADVIESKPDAAYIEFGANDCFQLIDPEQLKLNIMAIIEAFQEAQIPVILLGFMPMNFTPQSYALAFNSIFPDIAKKYSIPFYANLMEGIGEKPEYHQGDGIHPNDEGVAIIVENIFPLFKSFYEELTA, via the coding sequence ATGGCAAGGATTACACTAGCCGCATTCGGCGACAGTCTGACTGAAGGATACGGTCTGCCTGCATACAGCTCCTTTCCTGCACAGCTAGAAAGAAAACTGCTTGAGGAAGGTTGCAATCTGGAAATTTCCAATTACGGAATTTCCGGAGAAACCTCCGCTGACGGCCTGTCACGCCTTGCAGATGTCATAGAAAGCAAACCGGACGCAGCCTACATTGAATTCGGAGCAAACGACTGTTTTCAGCTAATCGATCCTGAACAGCTCAAGTTAAATATCATGGCAATAATCGAAGCCTTTCAGGAAGCGCAGATCCCTGTAATCCTGTTAGGCTTTATGCCGATGAATTTTACACCACAATCATACGCCTTAGCCTTTAATTCAATATTTCCTGACATCGCTAAAAAGTACAGCATTCCTTTTTATGCGAACCTCATGGAAGGAATCGGCGAGAAACCTGAGTATCATCAAGGTGACGGAATCCACCCTAACGATGAAGGTGTTGCCATAATAGTT